In the genome of Methylococcus sp. EFPC2, the window CATTTTTTTACGTTTTTGATAAACAACCTATTTGTTAGCACGGCGCGTTTCGTGCTTATAAGCTTTTGCACGGCCTTCGCAGCGTGTCCCACGACGTGCTGTGCCTAACGGCGTTCCCTACGCCGCACGGCCGCACTTGCGGGACGGTTATTGCCTTCGGCGCCCCAGCCGTCCCCCGTCGACTCGCTCCAGCGACCTTAGAGCCGTCGCCTCCGCATCGCTCCGAGATGACTCTACGGCCTGTTCGGGATGCCTTGCAGGTCACCTACGGACGCAATAAAGCCTGCGCCCTGCGGTGCCCCGCCCGGCCCTGGGCCTTCTGGGGGGCATGGAAAACATCCCGGTCTACCCGCTGCGCGGCTGACCTTTGTTTTCCAGCGAGGCCGAGCTAGTCGATGAGGAGGCAGTGCCATGAAACGCATCATGAACAAGCTATTGAGAAAACTATGGGGAGCAACAAGCGCTCAAGCCTACCCGAAGGTAGTTTTCCCATTTCATCCCGCCCTGGCTCCGGCCTATGTAAGGCAACGGGAGCGGCCGATGTCCCTGCGCCGGAACTGGTTCGAAGGCGACGCGAACACGCGTAGCCTGGAAGCCGAGCGTTTGCTGCAGCGCCTGAGGGATGCCGGTTACTGAACGTCGATGCCGCCGACCGGCCCGACGATACACGGATGGCCCCGCCGGGCCGCATCGGTCGGTAACGCCTTAGGGTGTAGACCATGTCGCGATCACGGTGGCCAGCCCACAGATCGAGGCCGGATGAGGGGTTCTCCGCGATTCGTCGACCACGCCAACCGGCATCGGCAGGGGCCCGCAACGCGCCGCTCAAGCCCGGACCCTGGCCAGCGCTTCCCCCGCTCGCAGCCGGCCGATGGCGCGGGCGGAGTCGAAATCGTGGCTGTGGAACAAACGCAGCACCTCGTCCGCGCCGGCTGGATCGCAGGCGACCAGTAACCCACCGCTCGTCTGGGGATCGCAAAGCAGCTTGCGCTGCCAGTCGGACAAGCCGTCTTCGAACACCACCTCCGCCCCGTAGCTGTCCCAGTTGCGGGTGGCAGCTCCGGTGGCGTAACCCTGCCTGGACAGTTCCGCCGCGATCCCGATGAGGGGAAGGTCACTGAACGCGACATCCGCACCCAGACCCGATCCGCGGCAGATTTCCAGCAGATGCCCCAGAAGACCGAAGCCGGTCACGTCGGTCATGGCATGCACGTCGTCCAACTCGCCCAAGGCCGCGCCCACGCTGTTCAAGCGGGTGGTGTGTTCCATCATCAGCCGGTAGCCGGCGGCGTCCAACTGGCCTTTTTTCAGGGCGGCGCTCAGCACACCCACTCCCAGCGGCTTGCCCAGGATCAGCACGTCGCCGTCTTGTGCCCGGTCGTTGCGTTTCACCTTGTCCGGATGCACCAGCCCGAGGGCGACCAGACCATAGATGGGCTCGGGCGAGTCGATGCTATGCCCTCCCGCGATGGGTATGCCCGCCGCGGCACATACCGAGGCGCCACCGGCCAGGATGGCTTGCACGGTTTCCACCGGGAGCTTGTCGACCGGCATACCGACCACGGCCAGGGCCAGGATGGGTTTGCCACCCATGGCGTAGACATCGGACAGCGCGTTGGTGGCCGCGATACGGCCGAACTCGTAAGCGTCGTCGACGATGGGCATGAAAAAATCGGTGGTGGCGACTATGGCCTGATGCGCGTTAAGCCGGTAAACCGCGGCGTCATCGCTCGTCTCAGTCCCGACCAGCAAGTCGGGAAACGGCGCGGCGAGGGGCAATTTTGCCAGCATTTGCGTCAGCACGGCCGGGGCGATCTTACAACCGCAGCCTCCGCCGTGGGACAGCGTCGTCAATCGGATTTCGCTCATTCATTACTCCTGGTCAGGGGAACTCTCGCATACGGGGCGGACTAGCCGCGCGGCGGTTTCGCGTTCGATCCGACCGGTATGCGCAGAGCTATAGTCGAGGCATGGCGCGCAAGCCTACCCCGAACGCTTCAATATCGATAATCGCTGGCGAGTATGCTGCCATCGCGGCCGTAAAAACCGTGTTCGTCCACCGCTCGCTGAAGCAGGGAATAGCCTGTGGTGCGACCCGGCACCCAGTGCCCCAGTCCTTCCTGCTTCAGCCGGGGATGAGCTGCGGGTTTTTCGCCGGGCAGGGCGAGCAACAGATCGACGAAGCGCATGATCTGGAATACCGGTGCGCCGGGGCTCGCGGTGAAGTTGCAATGATCGTAGGGGTCGGTCCGCGCCAGCACGCGGGTGCTGCCCGGCGTCAGAACGGCGTCGTTGGCGAAGCTCGAATGGTTGCCCTCTATCATGCAGGCGGCATCGATTTCACCCGCCATCAAGGCGGCGGCGGCCTCGCGCTCCCCGTCGACGTGGTTGCCGTGCTTGCCGCTGTTCACATCGAAACGCCGAACGTTGAAGTCGCGGCCGGCTCGCAGGCCGAGCAGTCTGAGATGGGCGAGAGGAATCAGCGAGGCCTGGGGAGAATCGACGGCGCCGAATCCTATGGTTTTCCCCCGTAAATCGGCGGGCGAGTCGACCTCATCGTCGGCGCGGACCACGATCACCGAGCGCAAATCGCGATCGCAATCGCGCATGGCCACCACGGAAACGGCTAGTCCTCGCGCCTTGGCGATGCGATCGGCCCTAAGCCAGGCCAGGGGCGAGTTCCAGGCAAGATGAAGAGTGCCATCGAATTGCGCCTCCACCTGATGCTCGTAGTTGGAAAAAAGGACGTAGTCGAAAGGCAGCCCGTGATCGACGAAATACGCTCTGTAGCCTTCCCAAATGGTCACCACTTCGGGCGTATGGGCAACCGCACCCACGATCAATTTTTCAGCCATGACTTGCCCCTCCGAAAAACGGCAGGCCGCAGCACTCTGCCGATGAAGTCGAACAACACGTCGGATACCGGCGCTAGCGCCGGAGCGGCGCGGGCATCGCGGCAGGCACTCGATGGGTCGTCGAGCGGCCGCATTGTGACACGAAGCCGGTGCGGCCGCAGCCGCCCTTTTTCGACCCGGGCCTATGGCGCGGTGGCATCTGCAGGCTGCCCCTTCATGCCGGGACAAGCGCAGCAGGCGCCAGTCGACAGGCCGTCCGGCAGACAGACTGAAGCATACGAAAAATCGTGATGTGGAGCGTAGAAGGACAACCGGGCATGATACGCCTCTTGTCCAACCACACTTCAACTCTTCAGCTCCGACTAGAGGTCATCATGACGAAGGATTTGTTCACCCCGCTGCAACTCGGCCGCCTGCAACTTCCCAACCGTATCCTCATGGCTCCGCTGACGCGCAATCGCGCCGCCCGGCCCGGCAATGTGCCGCATGCGCTCAACGCCCTTTATTACGCCCAACGCGCGACCGCCGGCCTCATCATCACCGAAGCCTCGCCCATCTCGCCGACCGCTCACGGCTACCCTGCCACGCCCGGCATCCACGGCGCGGAACAGGTCGCCGGCTGGCGCCTGGTCACCGACGCGGTGCACGAGAAAGGCGGCCGCATCTACATCCAGTTATGGCACGTCGGCCGCATTTCTCATCCCTCGCTGCAACCCGATGGCGCATTGCCGGTGGCCCCTTCGGCCATCAGGCCCGAGGGCCAAGCATTCACCTATGAGGGACTCCAGGACTTCGTGACCCCCAGAGCCCTGGAAACGAGCGAAATTCCCGCCCTGCTCGAAGACTACCGAAATGCCGCGAAAAACGCTTTTTCAGCCGGCTTTGACGGTGTGGAAATTCATGGGGCCAACGGCTATTTGCTCGATCAGTTTCTGCGCGACCGCTCCAACCACCGCACCGATGCCTATGGGGGGACTATCGAGAACCGTAGCCGGTTGTTGCGGGAAGTGACCGCGGCGGTCAGCGAAGAGATCGGCCCCGACCGAGTCGGCGTGCGGATTTCGCCCATCAACCCCTTCAACGACATCGCCGACTCGAACCCGCAGGCCTTGTTCGAACACGTCGCGGAAGAACTCAGCCCATTAGGCCTCGCCTACCTGCATGTCATGGAAGGTGGCATCGGTGCCGGGGAATCGGGGCCCACATTCGACTTCGCCGCGCTACGCCGCAAATTTAACGGTAACTACGTGGCCAACGCCGGCTACGACAAGGTGCGCGCCAACGCGGCGATCGCGGACGGCAAGGCCGATGCCATCGCCTTCGGCGTGCCCTACATCGCCAACCCCGATCTGGTCGAACGCTACGCCCGAAACGCCGCTCTCAACGAACCCGATCCCAACACTTTCTATGGCGGGGACGAAAAGGGATATACCGATTATCCGACGTTGTGAGGGTCCGGCGCTAAGCTCATTCATATCCTGCAGGCTGGGGTGAACCAAGGGAGTCCCGGCGAATCCGGACAAAGCTGGAATTCGCGGGCGCTCATTCCAGCCTGCATGCATTGCTCGGCACTTCCGACGGGCCCAATCAATAGGGGTCCGAGATTTTCACCCCCGCGTAAGCAGGTGTCGCAATCGAGCGGAGGGTGACCGAAGCTCGCAACAAGGGCTCAGACGCCATCGTCAATATCCGACTCCTGGCCAGCCAGATAATGGACGCCGCGGCGTAGATCACGGTTTACGGAACGGCGGTCACACTGCCCCCTTCAGAACTCGAACGCCAGCGCATGCTCCCCAGCGGCAGTTTCGAGTCGCGCGGGACCCGGCCGCCCGATGAAATAGCCTTGCAGGAAATCAACGCCGAGGTCGCGCAATAAAGCCAGGGTTTCGCCGTCCTCCACGCCTTCGGCGATGACCTTTTGATCGTAGCCATGCGCGAGCGCGGTCAGGGCGGTGACGAACGCCCGGTCGCCCTTGTCGGTCGCCAGCTTGCTGATGAATGAGCGGTCGATTTTCACGTATTTGATCGGCAGATGCTTCAGGTAGAAGAATGAGGCGAAGCCCGCGCCAAAGTCGTCCAGGGCAAAGGCAAAACCGATGTGGTTGAGGTCGTCCATGATCTTTTGCGCCGCCTTCAGATCGGCGATGGCCGCCGTTTCGGTAATTTCGAAATGGACACGGGACGGATCCAACTCGCCGTCTCGCACCGCGTCCTTGAATCCCTGGGCCCAGCGCGGGTCGTCCAGAGCGGCGGCGGACAAGTTGACGGAAAGGCGGGCGCTTTGATCGTTTTTCAGGATCCGGAGCGCTTCCGCCGTCACGAAACTGTCGATCGCGTACATGAGCTGGGAGCGCATGGCGGCGTCCAGGAACTCGCCGGGGAAGGCTATGCGGCCATCGTCCAGTCTCAGTCGTATCAAGGCTTCGTGATATACGACGTCCCCGCTCACGGCACGCACGACGGGTTGAAAATGCAGTATTGCGCCGCCGACTTCGGCCAGACACTTGGTGATGACGCTGCGCCAATAAACGCGCTGTTCGGTTTCGCTCCGCTCGCCCTCCGAATAGGAAAAGATGTGCCAGCGGCAGCGCCCTGTCCGCTTCGCCTGGTACATGGCGATATCGACGTTCGCCATGATTTCCTCGACCGAATTCCCGTGCTGGGGAATCAGCGCGATGCCGATGCTGGCCGAGACGCGGTAGCTCCGTCCTTCGAAATGGAAAGGCATTCCGTCGAGCTGCCGGGTGATGTGTTCGGCGTATCGTTCGGCGCCGACCCGATCACTCTCTCTGAGCAGAACGGCAAACTCGTCCCCCCCCAAGCGCGCAAGCACATCGGTTTTCCGCGAGCATGTCCGCAACTGATCGGCAAAAAGCGTCAGCAAGGCATCGCCCGCCGGGTGCCCGCTGCTGTCATTGATGTCCTTGAAATGGTCGAGGTCGAACAGCAATAGCGCCGAATGCGAACCGCGCTGCGCGAGCAGGAAACTCTGCTCGACTTCCTCGCGGAATCGCGCCCGATTAACCAGACCGGTCAGGGAATCGTGGCTGGCCAGCCACCTCATGCGGGACTCGGCTTCGATGCGATCGGTCACGTCCAGCCCGACCGATAGCACGGCCACGCCATCCGCGTGCTCCTGGCGCAACCGGGTATGCACCCAGACCACATGGCGCATACGCCCGTCGGCGCACAGGAGTACCGATTCGTGTTCGAGCCGGCGTTGCAGATGGTCGACCAGGGTTTCGAGCTGTTGGCGAAGCTCGGCATCCTGGTGGTCGACTTCGATCAGGTCGACGAAGCGCTTGCCGCTCAGTTCGCCGGTGCTCAGGCCCATGAGTTGGGCGGTGAATTCATTGACCGTATCGACATGGCCTGCCCCCGTCTGGGTCAGGATGAGAACCTGGGCGGTGTCGAACAATCCCTGTACGAAATCCCTTTCCGCGGTCAGCGCGTGGTGGGTTTGTTCCAGTTGGTACGATAGGCGGACGGAGGCCTCCGTCAGGATGTCGATTTCATCCCGCAGCCGCGCCGAAGGCGCATGTTGATTCAAGCGCCGGCGAGTATCGCCGTAGCCTCCCTGGGCCAACAGAGGCAAGGCTTCAGCGAGCCGTTTTAGATGGAGCAAAGGCAGGCGCACCAAGAGCAGCAGCAGCAACTCGGCGACAACCAGGGCGGCGCCCGTAACCCATAGGCCTTCCTGTATACCGCGCCGGACTTCCGCCGCCTCGACGCTGACGTCGGCGATGAAGAGCAAAACGCCCTCACCGCCGCCCGTCAACTCCGCCAGCGGGATGGCATGCAAGCTATAGTCCTTGCCCTGCCAGGACAGCCAGCTCTGCTTGCTCAGGGCGCGTGGGCCGCGGAATCGTTCATCGAGGTGCTGCATCAGCTCGGTGAGCGTCTGGGCGCTGGACAAGGCCGCCGTGCGCAGTTGCCAGTGCTTGAGTTCGGCGGGCGCGGTGGGCTCGGCCGGCACGAGGATGGCGAGATCGGTATTCGTGAGGGCGCGAAAATCGATGACCAGATCGGCGATGCGCTGGCTCAACTGGATGATGCCGTGATTGCGGCGGTTTTGCAGGACGGGAACGAACACATGCAGGGTGCAGACCGGCTCGCAGCCAAACACCGAGACCGGCCGTTCGTTTTCGCGCACGTCCTTGAGCGCCGCTTGCTGGCGTTCGTGCGACAGATCGGGGATGACCGTCGGGCTCCATTGCCAGAGGGATTCGCCTTCCGGAGTAAAAAACCCCATGCGCTCGACATCCAATTCGTAGCGCATGCTGGCATAGCGGGACTGCTGCTTGCCGAATTCCGCCTTGCCCCCCTTGGTCGATAGCTGCTCGAAATCGCCCAAGGCGGCCAGCACGAGGCCGAGGCGCTCCAGTCGATCCGTCGATCGTTCGATCATGCCCTTGAATTGCGAGCGCAAGGTGCTCAACCTGATGTCTTGCTGCGTTCTGAACTGGCTCTTCAGATGCACATAATTGAGCACGGCGAACGTGGCGCTTAGCCCGATCAATAAGAGGCTGAGGGCCAACAATCCCTTCCAGTGCAGGCTGAAAAACCGTGTGCTTCCCCCGCCGCGCATCGCCGCGTCCGCCAGCGTCAGAAACGGTAGGACATCATGAGGGTCAGCATGTCCCAATCCGCCGATCCGCCGCCGCGGGCGAGCGACGGATTGTCTTCGGTCGACAACCAGGCCGTGCCGTCGATGTGGTGGTATTCGGCGGCGATCAGCCAGTCGCGCACGAACTCCCAGCGCGCGCCGACCGTCACGTCCTTCGCGTAAAAGCGGTGCCGTGGCAGGCCTGTCAGCGCGGAGCCGGTCTTGCCGTTCGGATCGTCTCGGTTGACATGGAATTCATCGTAGCGGAGCACCGCCGTCCAGTTGGACGCCACGCGGTATTCGCCCTGGACGTAAAAACTTTCGGTCGTGTTGCTCAGCGGAGTCGGCACGAAACCGCTGCGCCGGCTATCGATCCAGCCGTACTCCGAGGTCAGGGAAAACAGTTCGCCGTTGTACTGCATGGAGAACAGGGGATATATCACGGCGATTTTTCCCGATGGAACCGCCGCCGACCCGGACTTGAACTCGATATCGAGATCGACCGCGGTAAACATCAGCCGTCCCCGTCCGCCCATCCACTCGTAGACGGCCCGGCCGATCAAGGCCGGACGCCCTGTCAATGAACCGGTGGCGTTGGGCAATCCGGTCAGAAATGTCGTAGCGCCGCCGGTATCGTATTGGGGCTCTGCGACCATGAGCTCCGCGCCGAAGCTGTGTTCCCCAAAACTGTAACGGCCGTAGAGTTCGCCGCCATCCGCGGCGATCATCGCCTGGCGCAAACCCAAGGTATCGAAATAGACCGACTGCGGCAGCAACACGGTCGGCCGGGTCCAGATGACATCCCGCGTGTCGTTATAAAGCCCGAAAGGCACCTTGACTCGGCCGGCGCGGACACCGGCCGTCGCGGACGAATCCAGGAACGGGAGGCTATAGTCAAGCTGGGCAAAATCCAGACGCAAGCCCTGCGTATCGGAGTTACCCGCCCGGCGATAAAGCCCTTGGGCCGACATTCTGAGGTTCGGCAACAAGCGGGCCGATGCGTTTACCCCCACCTCGGTAAAATCGACACTGCCCTTGCGGCTTTCGCCGAATAGCTGATTTTTCGTGGTGTATACAAAGCCCTGGCTGACGAAACCGTGCAACTGGCGATCGGTGGATCCCAAATCCAGCGCCGGGAGGTCGGTCGAGCCGGCGAACAGCACGGTTCCGATGACACGAACCCAGGCAGTAAAGCGACACCCTTTATTCCGTCTGCCCACTCTCTCTCCCCTAATTCTTCTCATTTTTTTCTATGTAGCCGATGCTACCCGGCATGGCTTCAAGCTTGCGGCGCATTTCGTCCATGTTTTCGACAACGGTCGGCGCCAAACCCGTACCCGAGTAAATCAAGCGATCCCACGCCGAGCGGAGTTGAAACGGATACACGCCCAGCACTTCCTTCGCGAATCGGATATGCAAAGGATGATTCTCCGGGAGGACCATGACATGGATCGGCGAGCCGTTGGGCCAGGTCGTCAGACGCATGAAGAAAACTTCCCTCAGCGCCTCGTTGGAAAGACCTGCGGCCCTGCCCGCCGCGTCGTAGACCTGCACACGGGATTCACCCGCCCAGGCATGCCCTGGCGCAACGGTCCAGTATAAGAGCAATAGCAAACGCAACATTAGAAATTAATAAAGCGCTCAAAAATCGACGGCATGGGCTCGTATACGCGGGAACCTAGGATCATGCGCGCAGGAACCTGATTCGACACGGCGACGAATAGGCTGTCGCCATTGGTGCGACGGGTAGCCGCAGGTTCGGTGGTTCGTTTTCGCGGCTCATCGTTAGGAAAGCATGGTATGTGGTCGCCCTAAGTCTTCGACGATAGTGGAGCTGGCCGTCGCCGCACCGGCAGAATATGGCGGAAGAGAACAGGAGTCGAACCTGCCCGAGGCCGTCTCACGGCCTCAACCGGTTTTGAAGACCGGCCGCCCCACCGGGGACGATGCTCTTCCGAAAAGCGGCGGCATTGTATCCAAATCCGGCCACGGCACGGAGGCTACCGCCGCCGGATCACAATTGTAGACCGTGATTTCGCAAGCGATGGGCATCGCCCAGCCGGCGGGTCAGGCCGATGCGGTCGAAATACTCCAGAATATGGATGGCCAGCTTGCGGCCGGTGGCTATGCGGTCGCGAAATTCGGCGGCCGCCACCGCGCCGTCGGGCGCTTGCCGGGCGAGGTCACGAACGATGTCCGCGAGTTGGGCGACGGCCGTACGGTCGAAATAGTGATCGTGGGCGACCTTATACACTTGGCCCATGCACGCGACCTGGATCAGCAGCTTGCGCACCGCCGCTTCTTCCAGGGCTTCCGCACGGGCGATGTCGCGCACCCGCGGTGGCTGGAAAGGCTGCTCCAGCAGCAAGGGAGCGATGCGTTGCCACAGCGCCTCATCGCTTTCCGACAGCGTGATCCGGTGCCCTGGCAGATGCCACCAGGAACCGTCCCGCGCGCACTCCCCATCTTCCAGCAATTCGGCCAACACCTGGGCGAAAGCCGCCCGATCCAGGCGTGGCGCTGCACGCAGGCGAAGTTGCTCGGCATTGAGGCCCAGGGAGTCGGGAACGTCCTCGTGTTCTTTCCGCAGCGTCTCGATGACGGCCTGACGCAATGCAGCCCAGTGGTCCGGCGCGAAGGCGAGCGGCTTCGTGCCCTCAACCAAGCTCAGCTCCAGATTCTGGCGGAGGCCGGCCATTTCTGCGGCTGTCAGATTGGCGTTGGCGGCAAAGGCCCGCAGATCCACTCCGTTGGGCGATGCGGCGAGCAAAGCCTGCAGTTGCAATTTGGGCGCCGGCAGTTCCCAGGTCGAGAGGATATCCAGGCGCTGGACCGAGCGTCGGCCGCGCTGGGGCGGTTGGGCATCCAGCACCCAACCGCCGGCGAGCGTATGCAGCGCCGACGCGTCGCGCAGGACGAAACGGTCGCCGTGGACGGCGCAGGTGGGTTTGTCGAGCACCAGTTGCGCGAGGGCGCTGTCGCCGGGTTGCAATGGCTCGTCCCGCAACAAGGCTACCCGCCCGGTGGCATGGAAAGCACCCAGATGTACGTGTACGGGCGTCCAGTGTTTCAAGGAGTGGGCTTCGCCGGCCAGGAGCTTGAGCCGCACGTCCAGGCGTGTTGTAGGTAGATGGAGTTCCGGCGCCAGCACCCAATCACCCCGTTGCACCTGCTGTTTGTCCACGTCGGCCAGATTGAGCGCGCAACGCTGGCCGACCAGCCCCATTTCGGCCGGACGGTTCTGGGCGTGAATGCCGCGCACCCGCACCGGTCGGCCCGAGGGCGACAGCAGGAGCTTGTCGCCCACAGCCACTCGTCCCGAAAAGACCGTGCCGGTCACCACCGTGCCCGCACCGGCTACGGTGAAGCACCGGTCTATGGCGAACCGGAAGCAGCCTCCCCGGGTGGTCGATGCCGGTGAATTAAGCCCCTCTCCTTCTGAGAGAGGGGTTGGGGTGAGGGCATCTGCGCTTGATGTACGTGATGAAATCGTTGAAATATCAAGCGCTTTAACCCTCACCCTGCCCTCTCCCAAGGGGAGAGGGTTCCTTATTTCAATAGCACTCCGACCGGTCCGCTCCCCTAAATTCTGGGCAGCGGTTTCGAGGTGCGCGCGCAGTTCGGCCATCCCTGAGCCCGTGACGGCGGAGACCGGAAAAACCGGGCTACCGGCGAGCTCGGTACCTTCCAGCAGCACGCAAATTTCCTCGGCGACTTCGGCGATCCGGTCCGCTTCGACGAGATCGGTCTTGGTCAACGCCACCGCGCCGCGCCGGATGCCAAGCAGATCAAGAATTTGCAGATGCTCCAGGGTCTGCGGCATGGGGCCGTCGTCCGCGGCCACGACCAGCAGAGCGAAGTCGATGCCGGTCACTCCAGCCAGCATGTTGTGGATGAAGCGCTCGTGGCCGGGTACGTCCACGAAGCCGAGGATGTCGCCGTTGGCCAGCGGCGTATAGGCATAACCCAGATCGATGGTGATGCCGCGCGCTTTTTCTTCCGCAAGGCGATCCGCGTCCACCCCGGTGAGCGCCTTGACCAGGGCGGTCTTGCCG includes:
- the selB gene encoding selenocysteine-specific translation elongation factor, yielding MIVGTAGHIDHGKTALVKALTGVDADRLAEEKARGITIDLGYAYTPLANGDILGFVDVPGHERFIHNMLAGVTGIDFALLVVAADDGPMPQTLEHLQILDLLGIRRGAVALTKTDLVEADRIAEVAEEICVLLEGTELAGSPVFPVSAVTGSGMAELRAHLETAAQNLGERTGRSAIEIRNPLPLGEGRVRVKALDISTISSRTSSADALTPTPLSEGEGLNSPASTTRGGCFRFAIDRCFTVAGAGTVVTGTVFSGRVAVGDKLLLSPSGRPVRVRGIHAQNRPAEMGLVGQRCALNLADVDKQQVQRGDWVLAPELHLPTTRLDVRLKLLAGEAHSLKHWTPVHVHLGAFHATGRVALLRDEPLQPGDSALAQLVLDKPTCAVHGDRFVLRDASALHTLAGGWVLDAQPPQRGRRSVQRLDILSTWELPAPKLQLQALLAASPNGVDLRAFAANANLTAAEMAGLRQNLELSLVEGTKPLAFAPDHWAALRQAVIETLRKEHEDVPDSLGLNAEQLRLRAAPRLDRAAFAQVLAELLEDGECARDGSWWHLPGHRITLSESDEALWQRIAPLLLEQPFQPPRVRDIARAEALEEAAVRKLLIQVACMGQVYKVAHDHYFDRTAVAQLADIVRDLARQAPDGAVAAAEFRDRIATGRKLAIHILEYFDRIGLTRRLGDAHRLRNHGLQL
- the selD gene encoding selenide, water dikinase SelD — encoded protein: MSEIRLTTLSHGGGCGCKIAPAVLTQMLAKLPLAAPFPDLLVGTETSDDAAVYRLNAHQAIVATTDFFMPIVDDAYEFGRIAATNALSDVYAMGGKPILALAVVGMPVDKLPVETVQAILAGGASVCAAAGIPIAGGHSIDSPEPIYGLVALGLVHPDKVKRNDRAQDGDVLILGKPLGVGVLSAALKKGQLDAAGYRLMMEHTTRLNSVGAALGELDDVHAMTDVTGFGLLGHLLEICRGSGLGADVAFSDLPLIGIAAELSRQGYATGAATRNWDSYGAEVVFEDGLSDWQRKLLCDPQTSGGLLVACDPAGADEVLRLFHSHDFDSARAIGRLRAGEALARVRA
- a CDS encoding EAL domain-containing protein — translated: MGHADPHDVLPFLTLADAAMRGGGSTRFFSLHWKGLLALSLLLIGLSATFAVLNYVHLKSQFRTQQDIRLSTLRSQFKGMIERSTDRLERLGLVLAALGDFEQLSTKGGKAEFGKQQSRYASMRYELDVERMGFFTPEGESLWQWSPTVIPDLSHERQQAALKDVRENERPVSVFGCEPVCTLHVFVPVLQNRRNHGIIQLSQRIADLVIDFRALTNTDLAILVPAEPTAPAELKHWQLRTAALSSAQTLTELMQHLDERFRGPRALSKQSWLSWQGKDYSLHAIPLAELTGGGEGVLLFIADVSVEAAEVRRGIQEGLWVTGAALVVAELLLLLLVRLPLLHLKRLAEALPLLAQGGYGDTRRRLNQHAPSARLRDEIDILTEASVRLSYQLEQTHHALTAERDFVQGLFDTAQVLILTQTGAGHVDTVNEFTAQLMGLSTGELSGKRFVDLIEVDHQDAELRQQLETLVDHLQRRLEHESVLLCADGRMRHVVWVHTRLRQEHADGVAVLSVGLDVTDRIEAESRMRWLASHDSLTGLVNRARFREEVEQSFLLAQRGSHSALLLFDLDHFKDINDSSGHPAGDALLTLFADQLRTCSRKTDVLARLGGDEFAVLLRESDRVGAERYAEHITRQLDGMPFHFEGRSYRVSASIGIALIPQHGNSVEEIMANVDIAMYQAKRTGRCRWHIFSYSEGERSETEQRVYWRSVITKCLAEVGGAILHFQPVVRAVSGDVVYHEALIRLRLDDGRIAFPGEFLDAAMRSQLMYAIDSFVTAEALRILKNDQSARLSVNLSAAALDDPRWAQGFKDAVRDGELDPSRVHFEITETAAIADLKAAQKIMDDLNHIGFAFALDDFGAGFASFFYLKHLPIKYVKIDRSFISKLATDKGDRAFVTALTALAHGYDQKVIAEGVEDGETLALLRDLGVDFLQGYFIGRPGPARLETAAGEHALAFEF
- a CDS encoding alkene reductase — translated: MTKDLFTPLQLGRLQLPNRILMAPLTRNRAARPGNVPHALNALYYAQRATAGLIITEASPISPTAHGYPATPGIHGAEQVAGWRLVTDAVHEKGGRIYIQLWHVGRISHPSLQPDGALPVAPSAIRPEGQAFTYEGLQDFVTPRALETSEIPALLEDYRNAAKNAFSAGFDGVEIHGANGYLLDQFLRDRSNHRTDAYGGTIENRSRLLREVTAAVSEEIGPDRVGVRISPINPFNDIADSNPQALFEHVAEELSPLGLAYLHVMEGGIGAGESGPTFDFAALRRKFNGNYVANAGYDKVRANAAIADGKADAIAFGVPYIANPDLVERYARNAALNEPDPNTFYGGDEKGYTDYPTL
- a CDS encoding phosphate/phosphite/phosphonate ABC transporter substrate-binding protein; translation: MAEKLIVGAVAHTPEVVTIWEGYRAYFVDHGLPFDYVLFSNYEHQVEAQFDGTLHLAWNSPLAWLRADRIAKARGLAVSVVAMRDCDRDLRSVIVVRADDEVDSPADLRGKTIGFGAVDSPQASLIPLAHLRLLGLRAGRDFNVRRFDVNSGKHGNHVDGEREAAAALMAGEIDAACMIEGNHSSFANDAVLTPGSTRVLARTDPYDHCNFTASPGAPVFQIMRFVDLLLALPGEKPAAHPRLKQEGLGHWVPGRTTGYSLLQRAVDEHGFYGRDGSILASDYRY